AGAAATCCTAAGGAATTATTTGGCAAAATACTGCCCTAATATTGTCTTGAAAGGTGAGGCTGCAAACGTAGATGATGCTTTGGTTTTAATTCGAAACAACAACTTGGATGTTGTTTTCCTCGATGTGGAAATGCCCTACGGAAATGCGTTTGATTTGCTGGACAAAGTTGGCGACCGCCAGTTTGAAACAGTTTTTGTAACCGCCTACAATCATTATGCAATGGATGCGCTTAATGCCCATGCGTCTTATTATCTGTTGAAACCAATTTCCATCGATAAGTTAATTGAAGCAGTTGATTATGTACAGGAAATTAAAGAAAGGGAAAACACGCTTCAGAATTCAATTTTAAAGCCGCTACAAACGCAAATAGCCGGAAAGATGACCATTCCACTACAAAACGGTTTTGAAGTGCTGCAAATGGAAGATATACTCTACTGCCAGGCAGATGACAATTATACACAGATCTATTTGAAGAAAGGAAAGCGATTGGTGAGCAAAACATTGAAGTATTTTGAAGATTCACTTTCGGAAAGCGGTTTTGCCCGCGTTCATAAATCCTATCTGGTGAATGTGAACGAAATTACCGAATACAAAAAAGGAAAGGGTGGGAGCGTGGTGCTTTCCAGTGGAAAGGAAATAATGGTGAGCCCTTCCCGAAAGAAGGATTTGCTGGCTTATTTCGGATAGAAGTTAAAAGCTAAAAGTTGAAAGAATTTAATTGTTACTATTTTTGAAATTTGAAAACTCAAACCTAAAATCTGAAACCAGAAAGAAACAATGATACTAAAACCCGTAAACGGAAAACAGCCACAAATCCCCGAAGATTGCTTTATCGCTGAAAACGCCACAATTGTAGGAGATGTGGTGATGGGCAATGAATGCAGCGTTTGGTTTAATGCCGTAATTCGTGGCGATGTGCATTTTATCAAAATGGGAAATAAAGTGAACGTGCAGGACGGCGCAGTAATTCACTCAACGTACAAAACTTCACCGACAACGATTGGAAATAATGTGTCCATCGGGCATAATGCTATTGTGCATGGCTGTACCATTCACGACAATGTATTGATTGGTATGGGAAGCATTGTTATGGACGATTGCGTTGTGGAAATCAACACTATTATTGCGGCGGGTGCGGTTGTTTCAAAAAGTACCCGAGTGGAAAGCGGAAGTATTTATGCGGGGATTCCGGCAAGGAAAATTAAAGACATAAGTCCAGAACTTACCAAAGGGGAGATAGAACGAATAGCCAATAATTATGTAATGTATTCTTCTTGGTTTAAGGAATAAATTAAAAGTCTTTTTTTTCTACGGAAATTTTTTCGGCATGCTCTTTCAACAGAAATTTTAAAGTGTCAGTTTCGGCATTTGTAAAAAATTGAAGATTGGGTGGAGTGTTTTCTTTTCGAAGCATATCGAGGCTTTGAAGTACTGTTTTGGTTTGTCGGGCAACTGCCTCGCCAGAATCTATAATCTTTACATTGGGGGGGAGAATATCTTTCAGCTTTGGGATAATATAAGGGTAGTGGCTGCAGCCCAAAACTAAATAATCAATATTTGCTGCAATCATTGGCTTGGTATGTTTTTGCAAAAGCGAGTGCATTTCGATTCCATCAAGATTTCCAGCTTCAATTAAGGGAACGAGGCCTTCTCCAATTATTTCAACCACGTTTATATCTTTTGTAAATTCCTGTGTGGTTTTACTGAAGAGCGCACTGCTTAATGTTCCTTTGGTAGCTAAAATTCCAATGCTTTTTGTAGTGGTTTGCAGGGCTGCCGGTTTTATGGCAGGTTCTATTCCTATAATAGGAATATTATACTTTTTCCGAAGTGTGGAAATGGAATTTGTGGTAGCGGTGTTGCAGGCTACTACAATAATTTTAGCTCCCATCTCAATTAGTTTTTCAGTGTTCTTAATACTGAGTTTCGTAATTTCTTCAGCAGATTTATTTCCATATGGAGCATTTTTACTATCCGCTAGATAGATTGTATGTTCCAATGGCAGTAGTTTGTAGATTTCTTGCCAAATGGAAGAACCCCCAACTCCAGAATCAAAAATACCTATGGGATTGTTTTTTACCATGGCGTAAATGTAGCCAATATGTTGAAATTAGAACATAAAAAAACTGCCCGCGATAACGGGCAGTTTTTAAAAAATTTTCTTTTTAAAAAAGAATTACATTCCCAATTCTTTTTTTACATCAGCCATTAGATCTTTACCATCGGCAAGGATTACACCGCTACCCATGGTTGAGTCCAACACATATTGATATCCTTGGGCTTTTGCTACTTTTTGAATTGTAGCTTGTGCTTTTTCTAGAATTGGCTTAAAGATATCTGTTCTTTTCTTGTCTAAATCCTGCAAAGCTTGCTGTCTGTAAGCTTGAATGTTATCCTGCATTCCCTGAACCTCCTGGAATCTTTTTTGGTTTTCTTCATCAGACTTACCCGCAGCTTCAGCATCGTACTGCTTCATTTTGGTTTCTAGCTCTTTCGCCATAGCCTTAATTTCAGTATCATAAGTTTTTTGTACTTTTTCCAATTGGCTCTGTGCAGCTTTATATTCCGGCATAGCCTCTATAAGCTCCTGTGCATTAATGTGTGCAATCTTGGATTGGGCGTTTACAAAACTTGTAGCTCCCACAAATAGCGCAATTGCAACTAAAACTAATTTCATTTTTTTCATTGTAAGTGTATTAAATTTAAGTGTTATTTTTTAAGCGTTGTTTATTTTAATCTGAAAAGTAATTATTGGCCATCTCCGCCTTCTTGCTCTTCATTTCTGCCCTCAGGTGTATTGTTTCTATTTTGGCGGGCATTCATGATAGAATCTCTTCTCTGTTCTCTTTCCTCAATTAAACGCTGTCTGCGTTCTTCAAATTCTGCTTTCTTGGCAGCGCGTATTGAATCGCGTTCTTTTTGGCGCTGGGCCATCATTTCCTCGCGCTCTGTTTTTTTAGCTTCCACTAATTTTTCGCGCTCTTCCTGTTTTTCTTGGATGGCTTTTTCCCTTTCGGTAATAGCTCCATCTTCTTCGGCTGTAAGTGCTTCCCGGCGCTCTATCTCGCGTTCTTCTTTTTTATTGGCTGCTTGAACTCTTCTGCCAGCACGTTCAATGCTACGTAGAACTAAATCGCTTATGTCGTTTCTTTTGGCGGCAAAAAGCATAACCACATCTGCAGATTTATCAAAGATGAAGTCGTATTTTTTATTTTCCGCAATTTCTTGAACTATGTTGAAAACCTGATCTTGGATGGGCTGTACGAGTTGTCTTCTTTGAATCATCAAATCGCCATTTGGTCCAAAACGATCCTGTTGGTATTGAAGCATTTCATCTTCCTTGATTTTTATTTCCTCTTCTCTTTCATCGATCAATTCTTTGGTAAGGAGCACCCTTTCGTTCGCAAGGTTTAGCTTCATTTGATCAATTTCTTTTTGTTTTTTTTCGATGTCCTGTTTCCAGCGCTGAACTTTTCCTTCCAATTGGATGGAAGCTTCTTTATATTCTGGAACACTTTCAAGAATATATTCCATATCAATATATCCTATGCGAACGCCTCTTTGAGCTTCAGCCATAAAGGTGAAGCAAAAAAGAAAAAAGGTAAAAATTAGTATTTTTTTTGTCTTCATATTATTTGGTTGTTGTTTAAGAAAATATCGTGCCAGTTTTTAAAATTGTTGTCCAATAATAAAGTGGGTTTCCCATCCATTCTTTTCGGTTCCGCCTAAAATTGGGTCAAAGCCGTATCCAAAATCAATACCCAAAAGTCCAAATGCTGGCATAAATATACGCAATCCTGCGCCAGCGGAACGCTTAAGTTCAAAAGGATTGTAATTTCTAAAGCCATCATAAGAGGCTCCTCCCTCTGCAAACCCAAGCACATAGATGGATGCCATTTGTGCCAAAGTTACAGGATATCTTACCTCTAACGAAAATTTATTGTAAATCGTATTTCCATCTTGGTCTGAAAGTGATTGGTTTGGATACCCTCTCATTTGAATAACCTCACGACCATCTAAGCTATAAGCCCCAAGGCCATCACCTCCTACAAAGAATCTTTCAAATGGCGGAATGCCACGATTTTGGTTATAAGCTCCCAAAAACCCAAACTCAGTGTTTGTACGAAGCACCATTTTTTCCACAAGTTTTGTGTACCAGGTTCCTTTAAATTTTATTTTATAATATTCTAGCCATTTAAAACGCTCTTGGTCAATTTCTGAAATCCTTTTGTTGTCATCTACAAACTCAGGATTATCCGGAGATGTCTGTGAAAGAAGAGCTCGCTCTCTGGATAATGCTTTATAATCTACATTGTTAAACGCAGAGTATGGAAGCGTCAACTTAGCGGTAATGCTAAAATCAGATCCGGAAGTAGGATATATGGGGTTGGTAGCCGTGTTGTTTCTGCTGATACCAATGGTATAGGCAAGATTGTTTGAATACCCATCGCCGAATGTAAACAAGCCGGTATTGTAATTATTTAGGTTGTAATGCTGAAAGCTAATTGCATTGGACCATACAAAATAATCATCAGGCCATGTTACCTTTTTTGCTAACCCCACAGAACCTCCAGTAATGGTAAAACTTCTAGATTTGTCCGCTCTTCTATTATTATAATCGTAAAAATTTTGAATAGTATGCGAAAACGATGTGGACAATTGTACAGGTTTTCTTCCTCCCAGCCAAGGCTCGGTAAGCGACAAGCTATAAGTTTGATAATAACTACTTGCCTGCGCACGTATGGATAGTTTTTGTCCATCACCCATCGGTAATGGTTTGTATGAACTTAGATTAAAAATATTTCTAAGAGAAAAGTTATTGAAAGAAAGCCCAAGAGTACCTACAAAACCACCACCTCCATAACCTCCTTGAAGTTCAACTTGGCTAGATCCTTTTTCTACTACGGAATATTCCAGATCTACGAGCCCGTTATTTTCATCTACTTTTTTGAAATTTGGAGAAAGCTGTTCGGGATCAAAAAAGCCTAGCTGGCCCAATTCACGAATGGTTCTAACCACATCCCGCTTGCTGTATTTTTGGCCTGGACGCGTTCTCAATTCTCTATAAATAACATGGTCGTTAGTGCGATCGTTTCCTATGACAGTTACATGGTCAAAATAGAAAAGATTACGCTCCATAATTCGTATTTCAAAATCTATAGTGTCATTACGTACAGCTACTTCCACAGGGTTAATACGTGCGGCAAGATAACCGTTGTTTTGGTAAAGGTTTGTAAGATCGTTCGCTTCTGGGTCGCTTTCATCTGCAATACGTTCCTGTAGCAAAATTCCGTTGTAAACCTCTCCGGTTTTGATGCCTAAAATTTGACGTAATTGGCTATCGGTAAAGACACTGTTTCCGATGAATTTAATATCTCCAAAATAATACTTGTCACCTTCTTCAAGCTTTATGTCCAGGGCTACATTCTTCTTGTCAAGAACCCGTAGGGTATCACTAATGATACGCGCATCGCGAAATCCGTTTGATTTATATTTTTTAAGGATGGACTCTTTGTCTTCTTCAAAACCTTCTTCGGTATATTTTGAGCGTTTCCAAAGACGGATTGGATTTTTGCGTTTGGTCTTTTTCATGGAGCGACGCAATTTTCCATTTGTGAATTGCTCATTTCCTTCGAAATTTATCTTTTTTACTTTTACCCGCTTTCCTCTATCGATTGAAATAATCATATCTCGTGATATTTCTACCCCTGTAGAGTCCGTATGGGGAGTAGTGTTTATGGTAACTTCAGTGTTATAAAAACCGTCCTTTTTATATTTGTTCGTAATATAATTTTTTGTTGTGGTAAGAAGGTTTTCGGTAAGTTTGGCACCCGCTTTTAGGTCGTTATCCTTAATGATTTCCTTTTTCTTGGCCTTACGTATTTTTTTTCCGTTGATTACAACTTCATTGAGTTTTGGCAACTCAACTATGTAAAGTTCTAAATCTACATTGTCGCCTTCAATATTGGTTACATAAAAAGCGATATCGCTAAAAAGATTTTGCTCCCAAAGTTTTTTGGTAACCTGGCTCAATTTTTCGCCTGGTATATAGATGCGATCCCCTCTCTTTAAACCGGTAAAAGCTATAACAGTTTGCTCATTAAAGCTTTGTGTCCCGGTCACTGTTATTTCGTTTATAGTGTATTTTCTTCCGCTGTCAAGTTCTTTTTGCTGCGCCTGTAGTGTAAAAACGGAAAGTATTGTAAATAATAAAATACAATAAGATTTTCTGTATGTATGCAATAGGGAACTATTGTTTAAGCTGTTCACTGGTTTTTCCAAATCTTCTTTCTCTGTTTTGATAATTTAATATTGCTTCAAAAAGATGGTTTTTTGTATAATCCGGCCAAAGTGTTTCAGTAAAATACAGTTCGGCATACGCTATCTGCCAAAGCAGAAAATTACTAATGCGCTGTTCGCCACTGGTGCGGATCAGTAAATCTACATCTGGTAAATTTTGCGTGTAAAGATGATTATTTATTACCGTTTCATCAATATCGTGCGGCGAAATTAGGTTATTTTTAACTTTAAGACTAATCTCTTTTATTGTTTTTGTAATTTCTTCCCTGGAACCGTAACTTAGTGCAAGGGTAAGAGTCATGCGCTCGTTGTTTTTTGTTTTAGCAATCACATCCAGTAATTCTCTATGTGCCTTTTTGGGCAAGGCATCTAAATTGCCAATTGCATTGAGCTTTATGTTGTTGTCCTGTAATGTTTTTATTTCCTTTTTAAGCGAAGAGACCAACAGCTTCATCAACAGCTCTACCTCCATTTTGGGGCGGTTCCAATTTTCTGTTGAAAAGGCATAAAGGGTTAAGTAAGGAATTCCGATTTCTGCACTTCCCTCAACAATTTCGCGCACAGCCTTTGTGCCATTTTCGTGACCCATAGAGCGGAAAAGACCTTTTTGTTTTGCCCACCGGCCGTTTCCATCCATAATGATGGCCAGGTGTTGCGGCAATTTGTCTTTGTCTATTTGATCTTTATTGTCCATTATTGTTTAAAAATTGCAATAACAAGGTCTTCTTCCGAAGGCAAAAGTAACGGTTATGCCAGTAAAAACATACCAATCGTCACTGTTGGTGTTTCCGAATTTTAAGTTCTCATTATTTTCCAATCCTTTTACGGGGTTGCTGCCGTCCAGATCATCGGTAAAAGTATAGCGGGCTCCAATCTCAAGCCCTACCATTGCATTTTGGCCCATATTTGCTTTATAACCTAAAACCATAGGAATTGCAATACTGCTTGCGCCATCATAATCTGTTATAATGTCATTTCCTCTTTTGTATAAGGCATCATACCAAAAATAGGTAAGACCAGTATATAAATAAGGGGTGGAAATTGCTTTTTGGGCGTGAACATCAAAATCCCAAAAAGTATATTCCAGTCCAACGGAAACTTCTTTTACTGTGTTTTCAAAAGAATAACCGCGCTCTTTTCTGCGACTGTTTGAACTTTTTGCGTCATCTCCCTTTATTTTCGCAACCATTACCGAGCCCCTAAATGAATGCCGTGCGCTACGGTTCCACTTAAGAAGACCGCCTACGGCAAAACTGTTGGGGTTAATAAAATTGGTCTTTCCAACATCACCAATATAGTTTGCGCCTCCAATCATTCCGCCTATTTCATAGGTTTGGGAATGCGCATAGAATGCCGTTGAGAGTATTAAAAATACAGTCGCGAAATACTTCATATACTTTAAAAGTTTGCAAATATAACAATAAACTTGGCTTGACATTGAAGGAAGCCAATTTGTCTCAGTTGATTAACAAATTTTGATGCGTTTTATTGTTTAGTTTCGCTTGTCTTCGCCCCATAAAAGTTTTTTGCGGAGGGTTTTTATAAAACTATCGTCGTGAAGTTGCAGTAATTTTATTGTGAAAGGTGCCTTCTTAATAAATATTGTGGTTTCATTTTCCAATGTGGCTATTCTAGAATCCATGGAGACCAAAAAAGTATTTTCTCTTCCCGAAACTTTTAATGAAATACTGCTGGAATCTGGTATTACCAATGGACGGGCGTTTAGGTTGTGCGGTGCAATGGGGGTGAGCACAATATTTTTTGCCTCTGGGTCTATTACTGGACCACCGCAGCTTAAGGAATAGCCTGTGGATCCTGTAGGAGTAGCTACTATCAGCCCATCAGACCAATAGGAAGTAAGGTATTTATCATTGACCAATGTTTCCACTTTTATCATAGAGGTGGTATTGCGCCTGTTTACGGCAACTTCATTTAAGGCGAAATTTAATGGTTGGATTTCTTCGTTCTTTGGAGATGTTTCCACAGTAAGCAAGCTTCTTTCAGAAATGGAATATTCTCCTTCCAAAATCTGGTTCAGGCTTTCGGTCATTTCCTCTTTTTGAATTGTTGCCAAAAAACCAAGCCTTCCTGTATTGATTCCCACAATGGGAATGCCCAAGTCTGCAACGAATGTTACAGCTTTTAAAAGGGTGCCGTCACCACCAATGCTGAAAAAAAGATCAAAACTAGAGTCTAGCTCTGTAAAGGTAGAAAAGCTGGAAAAGTTTTTAGTGATATCTTGATTTTTATTGATTATGCCCAAAAAGTTTTCTTCAATTACTACTTCGGCTTCTTTTTTTTGAAGCGCATCGAGCAACATCTGAATGTATATTTCAGAATTTTCGTGATAAAATTGTCCGTAAATACCAATCTTCATTCCAATTATATATTAAGGTATTTATCTAAATAATCAGACCGCTCTTTTAAGTCTTCCAAAAATTTATCTTCTTCATGATGGCTAACTACCTCGTACTTATATCTTCTAAAGGTTTGCACAATACTGTTTATGGCCGTATGGCCAACCTTCACTGTTAATTGAACGGTCTCGCCTGTAATTTTTGAAACAAAGACACCGAAAATACGGGTGCCGTTTGACTCTACAATCTGGCAAACCTCACTAAAGGAATAATCCTGAATTCCTTTCTCAATTACTATTATACCGCCTGTTTCGTTCAGAAATGGAGTGTTGTTGAAAAGGCTCATAATATCGCCCAATTCGTAATATCCCAAATACTTGTTTTCAGCTCCCAAAACGGGCATAATATTGCTGCTGTTAAGTGCAAATGCCTCTAAAATATCTAGCCAGTTTGTATCTTCAAGCACATGAAAAGGCTCCAAGGCATATTGAAAATCACTCAATTTCTTCTTATTGTCAAAACAGTAAGCGTCATTTTCAGAAACACACCCTATAAAATGGCCATCCCTTTCAACCGGAACGTGTGAATAGGTAAGCTGATTGAAAACGGTTTGCACATCCTTTATATTTGCCGAAATGTCAAAGGGTTCAATATCGTTGATGATGTAATTCAGGGTTTCCATTGCAATTGTTTTTAACGCAAATTACTTAAAATAAAGGTTCGTTAGCGTTTAGAAGGTTTGTATTTTTGTTAATTCTAACACAAAGAAATGACAAAACTTAGCGTAAACATAAACAAAATAGCCACATTGCGCAATGCCCGCGGCGGTAACGTGCCTGATTTGTTGCAGGTTGCAAAAGATGTTGAGAAATTTGGCGCACAAGGGATTACAATCCACCCAAGGCCCGACGAACGCCACATTCGCTATCAAGATGCGTACAATTTAAAATCAATTGTTTCCACGGAATATAATATTGAGGGAAACCCGATGGACAATTTTACAAAAATGGTTTTGGAAATAAAACCAACACAAGTAACCTTGGTTCCAGACGCTGTTGATGCAATCACATCCAACGCCGGTTGGGATACAGTTAAGCACAAAGATTACTTAAAGGATATAATTTCAGAATTTAAACGAAATGGAATCCGCACTTCCATTTTTGTAGATCCAACTTTAAAAATGATTGAAGGCGCCGCTGAAACTGGAACCGATAGAATTGAACTCTACACCGAAGAATTCGCAAAACAATACTCCTTAGGAAACAAAGAAGCCGTAAAACCTTATACGGAATGTGCACTTCTTGCAAATAAATTGAATTTGGGCATCAACGCAGGTCACGATCTTTCTTTGGAAAACATTAAGTTTTTTAAGAAAAACATCCCGAACCTTTTGGAAGTGAGCATTGGGCATGCGCTTATTTGTGAAGCGCTTTACCATGGGCTGGAGAAAGTAATTTCAGAATATTTAAAAAAGCTTGGCTAATGATTTTACACTCCCAAATACTCGGCTCCGGTAAACCCTTTGTAATCCTCCACGGCTTTCTAGGTATGAGCGATAACTGGAAAACCCTCGGTACACGCTGGGCTGAAGATGGTTATGAGGTTCATCTTTTAGACCAGCGCAACCACGGCCGCAGTTTCCACAGCGATGAATTTTCGTATAAAGTAATGGACGAAGATTTAAAAAATTACTGCGATGAACATAATCTTCAAAATATAATTTTATTAGGTCATTCTATGGGTGGAAAAGTTGCAATGCAGTTTGCAGTAACCTATCCCAAGATGGTTTCCAAACTGATAGTGGCTGATATTGGTCCAAAGGCCTATCCGCCGCACCATCAAGATATTTTAAAAGCACTTTCAAAATTGGATTTCTCAAAAATAAAATCTAGGGGAGAAGCAGAAGATGTTCTTTCGGAATATATAAAAGACGAAGGCACAAAACTTTTTCTGCTGAAAAATCTTTACAGGAAAAGTAAAACTGAATTGGGGCTTCGTATAAACCTTCCTGTTCTTTCCGAAAAAATTGAGGAAGTAGTAGCAGCCCTTCCTGAAAACACTATTTTTAAAGGCGATACGCTATTTTTAGGAGGGGAGAAAAGTGGCTATATAGAACCCATGGACGAGATTTTGATTAAAAAGCATTTTCCGAAAGCAAAAATAGATACAATATCAAATGCCGGCCATTGGCTGCACGCAGAAAATCCCGACGAATTTTATGATAATGTTATGAATTTTTTATAATATTGTAAGAATGTTTCTTATGCGTGCATAATAAATACCTTGAATAATTCCTTACTAATTTAAAATTAAGAATTAACTCTAAAGAAATAAACAATTATGAAGAAAGTATTACTTCTTGCCGTTTTTGCACTAGCAAGTGCGGTTACTTATGCGGGCGGTTACCGCGTAAGTTTGCAGGGCAATAAATCCCTTGCGATGGGCCACACGGGTGTTGCGGTTATAAACAGTAGCGAATCGGTATTTTTTAACCCTGCCGCCTTGGTGTATCTGGAAGATAAATTCAGTATCTCTGTAGGTGTCCACGGCGTGTTTTCAAACATTGCCTACCAAGATGCCGAGACGGGCGCCAATGCCCGTACCGATAGCCCGGTCGGCACGCCGCTGTATCTGTACGCATCCTACCAGGCTAACGACTGGCTGGCTTTTGGGCTAGGTGTTTACACCCCCTATGGAAGCTCGGTAGAATATGAAGAGGATTGGGCGGGATCGCATCTGGTAAATAATATTGACTTGCAGGCAATCTACATTCAGCCAACTGTTTCTTTTAAGATTAATGATAAGTTGAGCGTAGGCGGTGGTCCTATCTACGTTACCGGGTCTGTAAATTTCAACAGAAACCTAAACCGCACACTTACCGATCTTGAGGGTAACCGAGCCAATGTAACAGTTGATGCTTCTGGAGTGAGCAATTGGGGCTGGGTTGCCAGTGCAATGGTGAACCTTACCGAAGATCTTCATATTGGAGCAACCTATCGTTCAGAAATAATTTTGGACGCTGAGGATGGAGATGCAGATTTTGAGAATGTGCCAAACTCACCTTTAACACCATTTGCAGATACAACATTTAATGCTTCTTTGCCATTGCCTGCGGAAATGACGGTAGGGATGTCTTATGATTTCTGTGAAAATTGGACTTTCGCTTTTGACTTTAACCGTACGTTTTGGGATGTTTACGAATCTCTGGATTTAGATTTTGCCAATCCCGAAATTCCAGATTCAAAAAATGCGCGTAACTATAAAAATTCATCCATCTATCGCTTTGGTATGCAATACGAAGCCACCAAAATGTTTACACTAAGAGCAGGTTATTATTTTGACGAATCACCTGTGCGTGAAGGTTATTTCGCTCCTGAAACACCTCGCAATGACAGTAATAATTTTACAGCAGGACTTACTGTAAACCTTGGCGAACACTTACAGATAGACGCGTCATTCCTTTATTCACACTTTAAGGAAGTGGATGCTTCTTACAACTATTATTTCGAAAACGGTGTAGCGGTTCCATTTAAGGGAACATACAAAACCAATGCTTTCGTTCCAGGACTGGGGCTTACTTATAAACTATAATTGAAAAAAATCTCAAAGATGAAAAATATACTTAAATATACATTCGCGGTTTTGGCCGTGGGCTTTGTAAGCTGCGAACCAGAATTTGATAGCCCTGTAACAGACGATGGTTTTTACAGTAGCGGAAGTGCGGACTTTTCAAAATATGTTTCTGTTGGAAACTCTTTGACTGCAGGTTATGCAGATGGAGCTTTATATATTACTGGACAAAATAATAGCTATCCCAATATTATGGCGCAGCAGTTTTCCTTTGTTGGAGGAGGTGATTTTACACAACCATTAATGAATGATAACCTGGGAGGGTTATTGTTGGGAGGATCTCAAATAGCTGAAAACAGATTTGTATTGGCTGTGGGTCCCAATGGCAATCCCGGCCCTGTTCGTTTGGACGGAATGCCAACCACTGATGTTTCAAATAAATTAAGTGGTTCGTTCAACAATATGGGTGTTCCCGGAGCCAAGAGTTTTCACTTGGTAGCTCCTGGATATGGAAACGTTGCTGGAGTGCCAACAGGTGCTGCCAATCCTTATTTTGCCCGTTTTGCAAGTAGTGAAAGTGCTACTGTAATAGGCGATGCTGCGGCTCAAAACGCCACTTTTTTTACACTTTGGATAGGAAACAATGACATTTTAAGCTATGCTACCTCCGGAGGAGCTGGAGTTGATCAAACAGGAAATC
The Aequorivita iocasae genome window above contains:
- a CDS encoding NAD kinase, with product MKIGIYGQFYHENSEIYIQMLLDALQKKEAEVVIEENFLGIINKNQDITKNFSSFSTFTELDSSFDLFFSIGGDGTLLKAVTFVADLGIPIVGINTGRLGFLATIQKEEMTESLNQILEGEYSISERSLLTVETSPKNEEIQPLNFALNEVAVNRRNTTSMIKVETLVNDKYLTSYWSDGLIVATPTGSTGYSLSCGGPVIDPEAKNIVLTPIAPHNLNARPLVIPDSSSISLKVSGRENTFLVSMDSRIATLENETTIFIKKAPFTIKLLQLHDDSFIKTLRKKLLWGEDKRN
- a CDS encoding OmpP1/FadL family transporter, which translates into the protein MKKVLLLAVFALASAVTYAGGYRVSLQGNKSLAMGHTGVAVINSSESVFFNPAALVYLEDKFSISVGVHGVFSNIAYQDAETGANARTDSPVGTPLYLYASYQANDWLAFGLGVYTPYGSSVEYEEDWAGSHLVNNIDLQAIYIQPTVSFKINDKLSVGGGPIYVTGSVNFNRNLNRTLTDLEGNRANVTVDASGVSNWGWVASAMVNLTEDLHIGATYRSEIILDAEDGDADFENVPNSPLTPFADTTFNASLPLPAEMTVGMSYDFCENWTFAFDFNRTFWDVYESLDLDFANPEIPDSKNARNYKNSSIYRFGMQYEATKMFTLRAGYYFDESPVREGYFAPETPRNDSNNFTAGLTVNLGEHLQIDASFLYSHFKEVDASYNYYFENGVAVPFKGTYKTNAFVPGLGLTYKL
- a CDS encoding pyridoxine 5'-phosphate synthase — its product is MTKLSVNINKIATLRNARGGNVPDLLQVAKDVEKFGAQGITIHPRPDERHIRYQDAYNLKSIVSTEYNIEGNPMDNFTKMVLEIKPTQVTLVPDAVDAITSNAGWDTVKHKDYLKDIISEFKRNGIRTSIFVDPTLKMIEGAAETGTDRIELYTEEFAKQYSLGNKEAVKPYTECALLANKLNLGINAGHDLSLENIKFFKKNIPNLLEVSIGHALICEALYHGLEKVISEYLKKLG
- a CDS encoding alpha/beta fold hydrolase; protein product: MILHSQILGSGKPFVILHGFLGMSDNWKTLGTRWAEDGYEVHLLDQRNHGRSFHSDEFSYKVMDEDLKNYCDEHNLQNIILLGHSMGGKVAMQFAVTYPKMVSKLIVADIGPKAYPPHHQDILKALSKLDFSKIKSRGEAEDVLSEYIKDEGTKLFLLKNLYRKSKTELGLRINLPVLSEKIEEVVAALPENTIFKGDTLFLGGEKSGYIEPMDEILIKKHFPKAKIDTISNAGHWLHAENPDEFYDNVMNFL
- a CDS encoding CBS domain-containing protein; the encoded protein is METLNYIINDIEPFDISANIKDVQTVFNQLTYSHVPVERDGHFIGCVSENDAYCFDNKKKLSDFQYALEPFHVLEDTNWLDILEAFALNSSNIMPVLGAENKYLGYYELGDIMSLFNNTPFLNETGGIIVIEKGIQDYSFSEVCQIVESNGTRIFGVFVSKITGETVQLTVKVGHTAINSIVQTFRRYKYEVVSHHEEDKFLEDLKERSDYLDKYLNI